GTCTACCATTATTATTGCTGTATCTGTTGCTTTCGCTATATCATCTTGTATTTTTTGGAATGATTCTATATTTATTATTTCTTCTAATGATAATGTATTCTTCAATGTTCCACATCCCTTTTATTTTTAACATTTTATATCAATTTTCTAGTTTCATTATATTGCTATATTTAAATTTTTTCAATAATAATATAAGTATCCAATATTTTTATGTCATATTTTCGCCACTTTATGTTCTATTTTTATACCAACATATAATAGCTATAATTAGTGTAATTTTTAAATTCAATAAACTCTTTTTATAATTTATATGAACTTACTTATAGTATTACTTGATTACAATAAAAAAGGTAAATTCTATTTTTAGAATCCACCTTTTTTACAACCGATTATTTTTTACATAGTTTAAAGAAATCTTCTTCATTTTGTTTTATTACAAGCTCTCCATCTATTTTACCAGCTACTTCTTTAGAAAATGCTCTACAGGCTCCTATACATCCTGTTTTTACATTTTCTTCTCCTGCAATTTCCTTTAATTTATTTACATCTATATTAGAACAATATGGGCATACTCTTATCATGTCAAATCTCCTTTTGATTTTTAATTTATGTTATTAAAATTATACCCATAAAAAAATCTATTAAACAAACTTTCTATCTTAATCTTAAGGCTAACCTTTGATTACTTTCTTCTATATATGTTTCTATTTTATCTTGTGTTTTATAAAATTCTTTTAATTCCTTAAATTTCCCTTCTTCACTATCATTTAATATATAATTTTTATACTTTTCATGGTATGGAACATAACCTATCTCTTGACTAGCTAATTTAGTTTTTATAATCCATCTATCAATCATAATAAAACATGCTACTACTATAGGTATTACAATAAATATAAATAAATATTTATTTTTTTTTATAATCTTTCCATATTTTTTCTCTAATTTTCTTTTTCTAAATGAAATTACGTTTGATGCATTTTTCATTTTTACCCCTTTTCCCCCTTGATTAAAACATTTTCCCTTCCAATTATATTATAGCTTATGCCATATTTTGTATCAATCGACTTTAAAAGTTTTTTTTCTACATAAAATATATTAGAAAAAATCTTTAGACAACTTTTTGATTTTACCTAGATAGTATCTTGTATACACACCTATACTATGTTATACTAAGAAAGTTATTTTAATGCTGAAAGGAGCAAATTAAATGTCAAAAAATAAAATAATAAACATCGCAGTTATTGCCCATGTTGATGCTGGTAAATCAACATTAGTTGATGCATTCTTACATCAATCAGGTACATTCAGAGATAACGAAGTAGTAAAAGACTGTGTAATGGATAGTAACGACCTTGAAGCCGAGAGAGGTATAACAATATATTCTAAGAACTGTTCTATAAACTACAAGGACTACAAAATAAATATAGTAGATACTCCAGGACATAGTGACTTCTCTTCTGAGGTTGAACGTGTTATAAAGACTGTTGATACAGTTATATTACTAGTTGATGCTAGTGAAGGTCCAATGCCTCAAACAAGATTCGTTTTACAAAAATCGTTAGAAGCTGGACTTAGACCAATATTATTCATCAATAAGATAGATAAACAAGATCAAAGAGCTGAAGAAGTTGTTGACGAAGTATTCGACTTATTCGTTGACTTAAATGCAACTGATGAGCAATGTGAATTCCCAATAATATACGGTATAGCTAAGCAAGGTATAGCTAAAAAAGAAATGGAAGACGAAAGTTCTAACTTAGCTCCATTATTTGAAACTGTTGTTGAACATGTTGAAGCATACCCTGATTATAGTGAAGAACCTCTTCAATTACAAGTATCTGCACTTGCATACGATGATTATGTAGGTAGACTTGGTATAGGTAGAGTTTACAAAGGTACTGTTAAAAACGGTTCTCAAGTTTCTATATGTAAGGCTGACGGATCAGTAGCTAGAGGAAGAATAGCTAAGCTTACAGTTTATGAAGGATTAAATCAAGTTGAGAAAGATGAAGCTTATGCTGGTGATATAGTTGTTATAGCTGGTATAACAGATATATCTATAGGTGAAACTATATGTAACCCGGACAATCCATTACCAATGGAATTAATACACATAGAAGAACCTACATTATCTATGAACTTCTTAGTTAATGATTCTCCATTCTGTGGAAAAAGCGGTAAATTCGTAACTACTAGACATTTAAAAGATAGATTAGATAAAGAATTAGAAGTTAACGTTGGATTAAAAGTTGAGCCAATGGATACTACTGATGGATACAGAGTATCTGGACGTGGAGAGCTTCACTTATCTATACTTCTTGAAAACATGAGACGTGAAGGATATGAAATAGGTGTTTCTAAGCCAGAAGTTTTATTCATAAAAGAAGACGGAAAATTATTAGAACCAATGGAAAGAGTTATAGTTAACTGTCCAGAAGTTTACTCAGGAACTGTTATAAATAAATTAAACTTAAGAAAAGCTATGATGGAAGCTATGGAAATAGAAGGTGATTATGTTAAAATAACATTCATCGCTCCGACAAGAGGATTACTTGGATACAGAAGTGAATTCATAAATGATACTCGCGGAGAAGGTTCTTTAGTTAGATCATTTGAAAGATACGAAGAACATAAAGGTGAAATGCCAGGAAGAACTAACGGAGTTTTAATAGCTCAAACTCCAGGTACAACTATGGCTTATGCTCTTAATGCTTTAAGTGAAAGGGCTCAAATGTTCGTTGACCCTGCTGTTGAAGTTTACGAAGGTATGATAATAGGTATGAACTCTAGAAAAGATGACATGACTGTTAACCCTTGTAAAAACAAAAAATTAACTAACGTTCGTGCTTCTGGTACTGATGATGCAGTAAAATTACAAGCTGCAAGAACATTTACTTTAGAAGAAGCTTTAGAATTTATAGATGATGATGAGTTAGTTGAAATAACTCCAGATGCTATAAGACTTAGAAAAAAATACTTAAATGAGCATGATAGATTAAGATACAATAAATCTAGACAAGGTAAATAGTAAGTAAAAAAGAACTATTATTTTTTAATAGTTCTTTTTTTGCGCAGAAGTAAAAATATAGATGCTAATTTTAGCATCTATATTTTTTATTTTTGCAATTTATATTTATTATATAAGTACAAAGTTTATAACACATTTTAATAGTATGCTTCATTATTATAACTTAAACTTATATATTTATTTTTTGATTTATATTTGATCAGTTGTTACATCATCTAGTACATGACTTTCCGTCAAGTAAGATAAAAATGTTAATCCATACATAACGAAAACTAATCCTGCTGTTATGAATACTATTCCCATTTCATTAATCCCTCCTTTTATTATTATTATATCCATTGCGTATGAAATTTTTATGAATTTTACTTGAATATTTATATATATTTACCAATTTTAAATTATATAGTTTATTCCGTCTTATTATGCACGTCTTTTATAAATTAAATACATTATATTACATTTATTAATTTAATTACCAGTTTAAATTTTGTAACTTTTTACATTAATTATTTTTTTATATAAATATCGCTATTATTTTTTTTAAATGTGTAGTATAATATTTTTAGTACCAGGTCATAATATCAAATATTATAATCATGTACTTGTATATTTTATATAAGGAGGCGATTATTATAAAGCCGTTACAAATTGGAGACTTAATTGCAAAAGTACCTATAATACAAGGTGGAATGGGTGTCGGAATATCTAGATCATCTTTAGCAGCAGCTGTAGCTCGTGCTGGTGGTGTCGGAGTTATTTCTGGTGTTCATGTAGGATACGATGAAGAAGATTTTGAAACAAATACTTTAAATGCGAATTTAAGAGCTTTAAAAAAGCATATTATAAAAGCTAAAGAAAATGCACCTAAAGGAATAATTGGTGTAAATTTAATGGTTGCCATGAATAATTATGAGCAGCATGTAAAAGAAGCTATTTCAGCTGGAGTTGATCTAATTATTTCAGGAGCTGGTTTACCAAGTAGGTTACCTTCTTTAGTTAAGGGTAGCAAAGTAAAAATAGCACCTATTATATCTACGTCTAAAGCGTGTAAAGTCATTTTAAAAATGTGGGATAGAAAAGAAGAAATGACTGCAGACTTAATAGTTGTAGAAGGTCCTAACGCTGGAGGTCACTTGGGTTATCATAAAGAGGAGTTAAAAAATATAGACTCTATTGATTATGATAAAGAGTTTGTTGAGATATTAAAAGTAACTAAAGAATACGAAGAAAAATATAATAAGAAAATTCCAGTAGTTGCTGCTGGTGGTATTTTTACTGGTGAAGATGTTTTAAAATATATAAATATTGGTGCTAGTGGTGTTCAAGTTGGTACAAAGTTCGTAGCTACGCATGAATGTGACGCATCACCAATATTTAAAAATACTTATATAAACTCTAACAAAGAAGATATAAACTTAGTAGTAAGTCCCGTTGGTATGCCAGGTCGCGCTATACACAATAAATTTATAGAAAAAGTTAGTGAAACTAGACCTAAAATAACTAAATGCTATAATTGTTTAATTCCTTGTAATCCTAAGGATACACCTTATTGCATATCAGAAGCTCTTATAAATGCAGTTAAAGGTGATATTGATAATGCTTTACTATTTTGTGGTTCAAATGCCTATAAGATAGATAGATTGTATTCTGTGGACGAAGTCATAAGTGAATTAACATGTAAATTATAGATATATAATTTTTTAGATTAATTATATTTAAACCTTAAACACTCCTAATCCTAAGGTTTATACCTTTTCATATCTAAAAAATTTATTATATACTAAATATATGTTTAACTTTATTGCTCCAACCAATATAGTTGTCAGTTTCTTAGTATATAAGTTTTTCATATCTTATAATTAATATCATACATAAAAAATAGAGCTAATATTAGCTCTATTTTTTATGTTTATTCAAAAAGTTCTCTCACTTCTTTTAACTTCTCTACTATATTTATATGTTGCGGACATTTTTGCTCACAAGCTCCACATTCTCCACAATTAGATGCATCACTACCTTCACTAACCAAAAATCCATGATACATATCTTTTGCCTTTTTTATATCATTAAACATAGAAGAACTATTTAATAACTCAAAACATAGTGGGATCTGCACTCCTTTAGGGCATGGTAAACAGTACTTGCACCCTGTACAGTTTACTTTTATCTTTGATTTAAATTCTTTACTTAATTCTTCTATGATTTGTTTTTCAAACTTAGTCATTAAATTAGCATCGCCTTGACTATTTGCTGCTTTTATATTATCTATAACTTGTTCCAATGATGACATTCCGCTG
Above is a genomic segment from Romboutsia lituseburensis containing:
- a CDS encoding nitronate monooxygenase family protein, encoding MYLYILYKEAIIIKPLQIGDLIAKVPIIQGGMGVGISRSSLAAAVARAGGVGVISGVHVGYDEEDFETNTLNANLRALKKHIIKAKENAPKGIIGVNLMVAMNNYEQHVKEAISAGVDLIISGAGLPSRLPSLVKGSKVKIAPIISTSKACKVILKMWDRKEEMTADLIVVEGPNAGGHLGYHKEELKNIDSIDYDKEFVEILKVTKEYEEKYNKKIPVVAAGGIFTGEDVLKYINIGASGVQVGTKFVATHECDASPIFKNTYINSNKEDINLVVSPVGMPGRAIHNKFIEKVSETRPKITKCYNCLIPCNPKDTPYCISEALINAVKGDIDNALLFCGSNAYKIDRLYSVDEVISELTCKL
- the typA gene encoding translational GTPase TypA; protein product: MSKNKIINIAVIAHVDAGKSTLVDAFLHQSGTFRDNEVVKDCVMDSNDLEAERGITIYSKNCSINYKDYKINIVDTPGHSDFSSEVERVIKTVDTVILLVDASEGPMPQTRFVLQKSLEAGLRPILFINKIDKQDQRAEEVVDEVFDLFVDLNATDEQCEFPIIYGIAKQGIAKKEMEDESSNLAPLFETVVEHVEAYPDYSEEPLQLQVSALAYDDYVGRLGIGRVYKGTVKNGSQVSICKADGSVARGRIAKLTVYEGLNQVEKDEAYAGDIVVIAGITDISIGETICNPDNPLPMELIHIEEPTLSMNFLVNDSPFCGKSGKFVTTRHLKDRLDKELEVNVGLKVEPMDTTDGYRVSGRGELHLSILLENMRREGYEIGVSKPEVLFIKEDGKLLEPMERVIVNCPEVYSGTVINKLNLRKAMMEAMEIEGDYVKITFIAPTRGLLGYRSEFINDTRGEGSLVRSFERYEEHKGEMPGRTNGVLIAQTPGTTMAYALNALSERAQMFVDPAVEVYEGMIIGMNSRKDDMTVNPCKNKKLTNVRASGTDDAVKLQAARTFTLEEALEFIDDDELVEITPDAIRLRKKYLNEHDRLRYNKSRQGK
- a CDS encoding DUF1450 domain-containing protein, with the translated sequence MIRVCPYCSNIDVNKLKEIAGEENVKTGCIGACRAFSKEVAGKIDGELVIKQNEEDFFKLCKK